CTTCTTCAAGGCTGTCTTGGTCGCCGTCTTCTTCAGCGGTGCCTTCTTGACCGCTGCCTGCTTGGTGGCGGTCTGCTTGGCCACTGGCGCCTTCTTGGCAAGGCTCTTGGTAACCGAAGTCTTGACCGCTGCCGATGTGGCAGCCGCCTTCTTGGCCGCCGAGCGCGCACCCACCGTCGCCACGGCAGTCTTGCGCGCAGCTTTCTTGGCTGCGGTCTTGGCCGTCAGTACAGCGGCTTCGGCCTTGGCATTGGCCTTTGCGGTCTCCAGCTTCTGCCTGGTAGTGGCCTTGGTGGTGGCGATCTTCTTCTTGGCCGCGGCGCTGGTGCTGCTCAGCTTCTGCTTGGCGGCGTCCTTGGTCGAAACAAGCTTCTGCTTGGCCGCGTCCTTGGTGGCCACCAGCTTGTCCTTGGCAGCGTCCTTGG
The window above is part of the Xanthomonas cassavae CFBP 4642 genome. Proteins encoded here:
- a CDS encoding histidine biosynthesis protein HisIE, encoding MSNGNGVTAALSDAVESVKSSATEPTDILVSTTSDAVSNVQEVAGAAVEEVKTRVARARKAVVTAEQRVAEKAGQAAGAVKRRVAKTKRSLSATKDAAKDKLVATKDAAKQKLVSTKDAAKQKLSSTSAAAKKKIATTKATTRQKLETAKANAKAEAAVLTAKTAAKKAARKTAVATVGARSAAKKAAATSAAVKTSVTKSLAKKAPVAKQTATKQAAVKKAPLKKTATKTALKKAAKVTKTPATRAVAKTTAARKAVGKKAAKRVAR